A portion of the Nitrospira defluvii genome contains these proteins:
- a CDS encoding isoaspartyl peptidase/L-asparaginase family protein has translation MTRTRPTLLIHGGAGRRAMTAVQAECLEAALAEGHHLLMAGKPALSVVEEAIRRLEDSGLFNAGRGSNRQLDGVCRMDASIMEGHDLRAGAVASIEGIVHPVTAARLVMEQTAHVLLVGQSASRFARYFGLERIPRAKATVGPQPRQLRPRAGVSRTVRLHQAILKTGRLRARSLGKETVGAVALDLSGTVAAGASTGGVDVMLPGRVGDTPLIGCGVYADNDAGAVSMTGLGESIIRVAVAKEITDCLAAGVSPTVAATRVLRKVVQRVHGAAGVLVLSPDGRFAIRHSTPHMAAGVIGRGGRPFVRSRFVSRHTDVIE, from the coding sequence TTGACACGTACACGACCGACCCTTCTCATCCATGGTGGCGCGGGGCGCCGCGCCATGACCGCCGTCCAAGCGGAGTGCCTTGAGGCCGCCCTGGCCGAGGGGCATCATTTGCTCATGGCCGGGAAACCCGCACTTTCAGTCGTTGAGGAAGCGATTCGCCGACTGGAAGATTCCGGACTGTTTAATGCCGGGCGCGGTTCGAACCGGCAACTCGACGGCGTGTGCCGTATGGATGCGTCGATCATGGAGGGCCATGACTTGCGAGCCGGGGCCGTGGCGTCCATCGAGGGTATTGTCCATCCGGTGACGGCTGCCAGGCTGGTGATGGAACAGACCGCGCATGTGCTGCTGGTCGGACAGTCGGCGTCCCGCTTCGCCCGCTATTTCGGATTGGAGCGCATCCCCCGTGCCAAAGCAACGGTTGGCCCCCAACCTCGGCAACTCCGACCGCGCGCCGGGGTGAGTCGCACAGTGCGCTTGCACCAGGCGATTCTAAAAACCGGCCGCCTTCGGGCAAGGAGTCTGGGGAAAGAAACGGTGGGGGCGGTGGCGCTGGATCTGTCGGGCACCGTCGCTGCGGGGGCTTCGACCGGTGGCGTGGATGTCATGTTGCCCGGCCGGGTGGGCGATACGCCCTTGATCGGCTGCGGGGTCTACGCCGACAACGACGCCGGTGCCGTCTCGATGACGGGATTGGGAGAGAGCATCATCCGTGTGGCTGTGGCCAAGGAGATCACCGATTGTCTCGCCGCCGGCGTGAGTCCGACCGTGGCAGCCACCCGGGTGCTCCGTAAGGTGGTACAGCGCGTCCACGGCGCGGCCGGGGTGTTGGTGTTGTCGCCTGATGGCCGATTCGCCATTCGCCACAGTACGCCGCACATGGCGGCCGGGGTCATCGGGCGTGGTGGCCGACCGTTTGTGCGTAGCCGGTTTGTGTCGCGCCATACAGATGTGATTGAGTAA